Proteins from a genomic interval of Rosa chinensis cultivar Old Blush chromosome 2, RchiOBHm-V2, whole genome shotgun sequence:
- the LOC112186845 gene encoding indole-3-acetic acid-induced protein ARG7-like: protein MGFRLPRIASTKTSNIPKGYFVVYVGESQKKRFVVPVSYLNQPLFQDLLSQAEEEFGYHHPMGGITIPCSEDTFMNLTSRLSV from the coding sequence ATGGGTTTCCGATTGCCTCGAATTGCTAGCACAAAGACATCAAATATCCCAAAAGGCTACTTTGTGGTCTATGTTGGAGAGAGCCAGAAGAAACGATTTGTGGTTCCAGTATCATATTTGAACCAACCTTTGTTTCAGGATTTGCTGAGTCAAGCTGAAGAAGAATTTGGATACCATCATCCAATGGGTGGTATCACAATTCCTTGCAGTGAAGACACCTTCATGAATCTCACTTCCCGCTTAAGTGTGTAA